TTCCAGCCCCAATCCAGCGTTTTCGCGCACGCTGCGCCAGGGCAGCAGGCCGAATTGCTGGAACACCATGGCGATGCGCGTCTGGCGCATATGGCGCAGCTTGGCGCTGTCGGCGTTGGTGACATCCACCATCTCCTGGCCGTCATGCACCCGCACGCAGCCGCGCACCACCGGGTTCAGCCCGTTCACCGCCCGCAGCAGGGTGGATTTGCCGGAGCCAGACAGCCCCATCAGCACGAGGATCTCGCCCTCTTCCACGGAGAGCGCGCAATCATGCACGCCCAGCACTTGCCGCGTGGCTGTCTGCACTTCGGCGCGGCTCTGGCCCGCGTCCATCAGCGGCAGCGCGGCTTCAGGGTCCTCGCCGAAGACGATGGACACATTATCAAATTCCACGGCACTCATTTGCGTTCCACCCTCAGGATACGGTCCAGCATGATGGCGACGACGACGATGACGAAGCCGCTTTCAAACCCCAGCGCGGTGTTGACCTGGTTCAGCGCGCGCACCACCGGCACGCCGAGCCCGTCTGCGCCCACCAGTGCGGCGATCACCACCATCGATAGCGACAGCATGATCGTCTGGTTCAGCCCCGTCATGATCTGGGGCAGGGCGTAAGGCAGCTCCACCTTCCAGAGCCGCTGCCTCGGGGTCGCCCCGAAGGCCTCGGCAGCTTCCAGCAGCGGTGTGGGGGTGGAAGACACGCCCAGGTGGGTGAGCCGGATCGGCGCGGGGAGCACGAAAATCACCGTGGCGATCAGACCGGGCACCATGCCGATGCCGAAGAAGACGATGGCCGGGATCAAGTAAACAAACGTCGGCAGCGTCTGCATCAGATCGAGGATCGGGCGCAGGAAGCTGTAGAGCTTGGGCCGGTGCGCCGTGGCGATGCCGATGGGCACGCCGATCCCCATGCAGACGACACAGGCCGAGAGCACCAGCGTCAGGCTTTCGGTCGTCTCCTCCCAGTAGCCCTGGTTGAGGATGAAGAGCATTCCGAGCGCCACGAAGAGGCAGGTCTTCCAGCTTTTCTGCAGCAGCCACGTGATGCCGACGATGACAAGGACCATCAGCAGTGGCGGCGGGGTCTGCAGCACCCAGAGAATGCCGTCGATCAGCGCTTCCATCACCGTGGCCAGCCCGTCGAAGAACCATTCGCCGTATTCCTGCAGCCAGTCGAACACCGCCGCAGCGGCCTTGCCGACCGGGATCTTGTACTCTGTGAGCCAGTCCATCCGTTCGCCTTGTTGTGGGGGTTTCTGAGATCTTTAGTGCCCGGCACCGCCGGGCCGCGCCCGTCCGCCCCCCCGGGCGGGCGCGATGCGCCCACCCGCGGACGGGCGCGGCTCTCATGTCAAAGGCCGCACCCGCCCAAGGCGGTCAGGGTTTGGGAGGCTTACATGCCCAGGGCGGCTTTCACAGCGGCCACGGCGTCGCCGCCATCGGCGGTGGTCACGCCGTCGAGCCAGGCCATGAAGGCGTCCGGGTTGGCGGCCAGCCAGGCGGAGGCCGCATCCCGCGGATCGGCACCATCGTTCAGGATCGCGCCCATGATCTCGTTCTCCATGGCCAGCGTGAACTCGAGGTTCGTCAGCAGTTTGCCGACATTCTCGCATTCCGCCACGTAGCCTGCGCGGGTGTTGGTGAACACGCTTGCGCCGCCGAGGTTGGGGCCGAAGAACTCATCGCCGCCGGTCAGGTAGCCCATCTCGAAGTTGGCGTTCATCGGGTGCGGTTCCCAGCCGAGGAAGACGATCGGATCGCCTTTTTTCGTGGCGCGGGCGACCTGCGCCAGCATGCCCTGCTCGGAGCTTTCCTTGACCGAGAAGCCTTCAAGGCCAAAGGCGTTGCCGTCGATCATCGACTGGATCAGGCGGTTGCCGTCGTTGCCGGGCTCGATGCCGTAGATCTCGCCGTCCAGCTCATCTGCGAATTTCGCGATGTCGGCGAAATCCTTGATGCCCAGATCGGTGCCGGCCTTATTCACGGCCAGCGTGTATTTCGCGCCGGCGAGGTTTTCGCGCACGGTGTCCACGGTGCCGGCCTCGCGGTAGGGGGCGATGTCGGCTTCCATCGTGGGCATCCAGTTGCCGAGGAAGATGTCGATGTCACCGTTGGCGAGCGAGGTGTAGGTCACCGGCACGGAGAGCACCTTGATGTCGGTCTCGTAGCCGAGCGCGTCCAGCACGAAGGTGGTGGCGGCGGTGGTGGCGGTGATGTCCGTCCAGCCCACGTCGGAGAAGGAGACGGAGCCGCAATCGGCGGCGGCCTGTCCGGCGATGGCGGTCAGCGCAAGCGCCGAAAGGGTGGTGCGAAGGGTCATGTGGGGGTCTCCCTGTTTTTTCTTGATTGACGAGTCAATTAAAAACCACCAGACTCATTCTGGCAAGTGGTTTACGGAGTTTAGCATGCCGAAGGTCGGAATGGAGCCGATCCGGCGCGAGGCGCTGGTCTTGGCGACGATCGCCGAAGTGGGCGAGGCGGGCTCGCTGGATGTGACCGTGAGCCAGATCGCCAAACGCGCGGGAATGTCCAGCGCGCTGGCGCATCATTACTTCGGCGGCAAGGATCAGATTTTCCTCGCCGCGATGCGCCATATCCTCACCGGCTACGGCCGCGAGGTGCGCGCGGCGCTGGCGGGTAAGGCCGACCATACCGCGCGGCTCGAAGCCATCATCCGGGCAAGCTTTTCCGACAGCCAGTTCGGGGCCGAGGTGATCTCGGCCTGGCTGAACTTCTACGTGAAGGCCCAGCAATCGCCCGATGCGGCGCGGCTGCTGCGGCTGTATCACCGGCGGCTGCATTCCAACCTGCTCCATGATCTGCGGCCCCTCGTGGGCGCACGCGCCGACGAGGTCGCGCGCAGCATCGCCGCAATGATCGACGGTGTCTATATCCGTCAGGCGCTCTCGGGCGCGCCGGTGACGCCTGAGGCCGCCGCCGCGCTGGTCTCAAGCGTGCTGCATATGGCTCTGGCACAGGAGGCACGGCAATGAGCAGCCCCAACATCCTGATTTTCATGGTGGATCAGCTGGCAGGCACCTTCTTCCCGGACGGCCCTGCAGATTGGCTCCATGCGCCCAACCTCAAGCGGCTCGCGGCGCGCTCGGCGCGGTTTGCCAATGCCTACACGGCTTCGCCCCTCTGTGGCCCGGCGCGGGCGAGCTTCATGACGGGCTGCCTGCCCAGCCGTACCGGCGTCTATGACAACGCCGCCGAATTCGCCCCCGATAAGCCCACCTTCGCCCATCATCTACGGTCTAGCGGCTACCAGAGCTGCCTTGCGGGCAAGATGCATTTCGTCGGCCCCGACCAGCTGCACGGCTTCGAGGAACGGCTGACAAGCGACATCTACCCAGCCGACTACGGCTGGACGCCGGATTACCGAAAGCCCGGCGAGCGGATCGACTGGTGGTATCACAACATGGGCTCCGTCACCGGCGCGGGCGTGGCTGAGATCACCAACCAGCTGGAATATGACGATGAGGTCGCCGCGAAGGCCACGGCGAAGGTCTATGATCTGGCGCGCGGCAAGGATGCGCGCCCGTGGTGTCTGACGGTGAGCTTCACCCATCCGCATGATCCTTATGTGGCGCGGCGCAAGTATTGGGATCTCTATGAGGACTGCGCGCACCTCTTGCCCGAGGTGCCGCCCATTCCCTTCGCCGAACAGGACGCCCAGAGCCGCCGGATTTTCGAGGCCAATGATTTCGAGAACTACTCCATCACGGCGCGCGAGGTTCAGCGCTCCCGTCGGGCCTATTTCGCCAATATTTCTTACATCGACGAGAAAATCGGTGAGGTGATGGAAGCCTTGGAGGCCACGCGGCAGGAGGCGGTGATCCTCTTCACTTCTGATCACGGCGACATGCTGGGCGAGCGCGGGCTCTGGTTCAAGATGAGCTTCCTTGAGGGCTCCGCCCGTGTGCCGCTGATGATTGCCGGGCCGGGCATCGCGCCGGGGCGGCATGAGGCGCCCGTTTCGCTGCTGGATGTGACGCCGACGCTTTGCGAAATCGCGGGGATGCCGTCTGAGGCCGTCACGCCATGGTGCGAGGGCGAAAGCCTCTTGCCGCTCACGCGCGGGGCGGAGCGCACGGCACCGGTGCGGATGGAATATGCCGCCGAAAGCAGCCAGGCCCCGCTTGTCTGCCTGCGCTATGGCAAGTGGAAATACATCCGCTGTGCGCTCGATCCCGATCTGCTGTTCGATCTGGAGGCCGATCCGCAGGAGCTAGAAAACCTCGCCGAACACCCGGCCCATCAGGGCACGCGCAACGCGCTGCGGGTAAAATCGGAGGCGCGCTGGGATCTGCAGGCGTTTGACGCCGATGTGCGCGCCA
The sequence above is drawn from the Pseudoruegeria sp. SHC-113 genome and encodes:
- the choW gene encoding choline ABC transporter permease subunit codes for the protein MDWLTEYKIPVGKAAAAVFDWLQEYGEWFFDGLATVMEALIDGILWVLQTPPPLLMVLVIVGITWLLQKSWKTCLFVALGMLFILNQGYWEETTESLTLVLSACVVCMGIGVPIGIATAHRPKLYSFLRPILDLMQTLPTFVYLIPAIVFFGIGMVPGLIATVIFVLPAPIRLTHLGVSSTPTPLLEAAEAFGATPRQRLWKVELPYALPQIMTGLNQTIMLSLSMVVIAALVGADGLGVPVVRALNQVNTALGFESGFVIVVVAIMLDRILRVERK
- a CDS encoding choline ABC transporter substrate-binding protein gives rise to the protein MTLRTTLSALALTAIAGQAAADCGSVSFSDVGWTDITATTAATTFVLDALGYETDIKVLSVPVTYTSLANGDIDIFLGNWMPTMEADIAPYREAGTVDTVRENLAGAKYTLAVNKAGTDLGIKDFADIAKFADELDGEIYGIEPGNDGNRLIQSMIDGNAFGLEGFSVKESSEQGMLAQVARATKKGDPIVFLGWEPHPMNANFEMGYLTGGDEFFGPNLGGASVFTNTRAGYVAECENVGKLLTNLEFTLAMENEIMGAILNDGADPRDAASAWLAANPDAFMAWLDGVTTADGGDAVAAVKAALGM
- the betI gene encoding transcriptional regulator BetI; its protein translation is MPKVGMEPIRREALVLATIAEVGEAGSLDVTVSQIAKRAGMSSALAHHYFGGKDQIFLAAMRHILTGYGREVRAALAGKADHTARLEAIIRASFSDSQFGAEVISAWLNFYVKAQQSPDAARLLRLYHRRLHSNLLHDLRPLVGARADEVARSIAAMIDGVYIRQALSGAPVTPEAAAALVSSVLHMALAQEARQ
- the betC gene encoding choline-sulfatase, whose protein sequence is MSSPNILIFMVDQLAGTFFPDGPADWLHAPNLKRLAARSARFANAYTASPLCGPARASFMTGCLPSRTGVYDNAAEFAPDKPTFAHHLRSSGYQSCLAGKMHFVGPDQLHGFEERLTSDIYPADYGWTPDYRKPGERIDWWYHNMGSVTGAGVAEITNQLEYDDEVAAKATAKVYDLARGKDARPWCLTVSFTHPHDPYVARRKYWDLYEDCAHLLPEVPPIPFAEQDAQSRRIFEANDFENYSITAREVQRSRRAYFANISYIDEKIGEVMEALEATRQEAVILFTSDHGDMLGERGLWFKMSFLEGSARVPLMIAGPGIAPGRHEAPVSLLDVTPTLCEIAGMPSEAVTPWCEGESLLPLTRGAERTAPVRMEYAAESSQAPLVCLRYGKWKYIRCALDPDLLFDLEADPQELENLAEHPAHQGTRNALRVKSEARWDLQAFDADVRASQARRWVVYDALRQGHYTPWEYSPPREDAYRFMRNHMNLNTLEEEARFPRGE